A segment of the Rattus rattus isolate New Zealand chromosome 4, Rrattus_CSIRO_v1, whole genome shotgun sequence genome:
ACTTTATAAAGCTTTACAGGTTTATAAGATTTTGGTATTGAGTTTTGTGGTGCTCAGAGATAAGAAACCAAATGCCTCGTTTGTCAATTTGTATGAAATGTCCTGATcatattttgattgggattaTGTTGAATATAAATATGTTTGGAGCAGAAACAACTTAACAAGAGCAGTTcttctgttttacacacacaggGTTTATCCACTTGTTTGTGACTTACTGAGGTGAAATTTTCCGATTTTCAGTCtataatttgattttatatatttaacctCAGTTTTTTAATACCTTTTGGTACCACTGTAATGTGGTTTCCAAAAACCACAGTTTGCTGAGAGTTTTAcagaattttaattaaatgcCTCTTTTTTCATCTGTTGAGATTTTCATATCATTTAAATAAATCTCTTAGTATGGGGAATATTTAAAGCTTTAAtggttttcaaatataaatttatgATACATATCTTTAAATTCTATAGGATTCAATTAGGTAAAATATCTGAAAGACACACACCTGTATTTATAAGATTTTGGTTTGTAGCTTTGTCGTAACGCGATTGGTTTGGGTAACATGTGACACTGATATCACACTGAGTCTGGAGGCATCACGGTCTCCTTAATATTTGGGAGGATTTGCTCAAAACTGACAGTCATGTCTTTGACATCTGGAAGGACCTGAAGGTGAAGCTATCCAGACTTGAAATGTTCTCTTTTAGGATCTTTTACAACAAGTTCTCTTAGAAGGCACAGGGCAGTTTAGGCTATCAGTTTCCCCTTGGGGAAGTTTTGATAGGTTCTGTCTTTCAAAAATCTTAGCCATTTTATTTATGATGTTGGATTTATTACAGTAAGGCTGAACATAATACTCCTCTTACCTTTCTAAGATCCCTTCGAGACTTCTTTTTTCTCCTAATTAGAGATTTACTCACTCTCTcagatcttgttttgttttaccctgttagatctttattaatttttatgaaagaTGTATATCTTCTGgaatctttcatttttctttattcttctctttttattccaACGTTTTCTTCCCAGGTATTATTTACTACCGACTTACTCTGCTGCTGGATTAATCGAGTTTGGTATTTTCTAAATGGTATGCTAGCTTACCATTTTCAGGAGCCATTCACACCTGAGATGGCTGTGCCCGCAAGGCCTAGTAATTTCTAGGGTTTGTGGACAGTTTGCCTCCTAGGACCTGCTTTTGGTGTGATGGCTGGCCCAGAGCTGTGCTTCCAGACCCCTCACCATCAGCCTTTCacccccacacccagctttacTCCTGCTACGAATTAGTGCACAGCCAGCCAGGTGGTGATCGCTCCTACCACATGGGTGCTCTGCCCCCTGTGTGGATTCTGAAACAGCTGAGCTGGCCACTGAGGGTTTCAAACCAAAAGCTGAAACTTACTCGTTTAGACTCATTCGTTTAAAGTGCTCATTAGTTGTTTCAGTCACAGCAATGAGCGAAAAAAGACGGATAAAGAAAGTTAGTACCAGAGAAGTGaccctgttgctgtgacaaatgtaACCATCTttggggggggaaaaaaaagaaaaaaaatttttttgaggaaTTTAAGGGGAAAACAGAGATTTTAGTCAGAAAGAGCTGGAATTTTGCAATCAGAAGCTTCTTTGTAATTCTGGTGGGAGCTCAGACTGGAAAGCCAGTAGGAATGTGGAAATTTAAGATAGTTCTCTGTTGATTCAAAGGCATTATGAGATACCACCTTCTGGCAAAGAACTTGTCTGGTGTTGTCCGTGTCTGGAAACTATGTGTGAGCTGAATTTAGAGGTGACTAATGATTTTACGGAGGGGATCAAGGCAGCCCAGCATTCAGACTGCAGCATGGTTGTTACTGGCTATGTTCTGTCAGGTTTATAGTGAGGTTAGGGATCTCACTGTAGAGCGGAGGAGTTACAGACTTGCCATTTGGTCAGAAAAAGCCAGATGAAAGCTGACACTAAAGAGATGTGGTGTCCGAAGATATTGGTGCCTTTTAGAAGAAGTTGAGTGTTTTACAAGTTCGTGTCAAGGGTATGAGTGCATCTCTGGGATGCCCACCTCATCACCAAGGGCCACTTGCCCAAGGAAAAAGCACTGTTTCTCTTAAGTGTGTCTCCCCAGGCACTCAGAGGCCATGCAGCAGTGGTTCAAGGAGGTACAGTTAACATTGAAGCTTGCAGCAGACCCTAGTGTCAGCCATACAATGCCAGCATTCATGATATAAAAATGTAAGTTTCCAAAGGAATTCCTGAGTATACAGATGCTGTAACAGGCTTGGGAGCCCCGTAGGCAGCCCTGAGAGATCATTTAGAGAAACTGGACCCTGTGGTGAGTTTTCCTGAGTATTTCTTGAtatgcccagcccactgtgagtaaGATAACGTTTTTTGTTATTGTACAGGTGCCCATAGTAAGAGAGAGTCTTGAGTCTCAGTAGAGACATGGCCTTAGAGTTCTGAGCACAGTTAAAACTTTAAGGACCTTCTTGTACAGATTCTTACAGATGGGCTAAAAGCAGTTTGCGATGTAAACAGTCATGACCCTTTGAGGGCCAGAGGTTGGCTGTTAGGGTTTGAAGATTAAAATTTCCCCCATCATATGCTAAGTACCCGCAACTGTGAAGTTTCactgtgaataaaatatttaacagggCATTTTTGTCTGgtactgttttcttctttgtgaagGAATTCTTTGACTATTTCTAGAGAGTACAGGTCCCCTGAGAAGGGGTTCTTAGAGCTTTTAAAATCCTCTCTGTGATTTTGTAAGGCATTTTCACTGGAATTACAGCTGGATAATAGCTTACTCCCTAGAAGGATGGTTGTAgcccttttggttttgtttgttaacTATtgtaacttaaaaatgaaaaagcagccaggtgatggtggcaggtgcctttaatcccagtgctttggaggctgaggcaggttgatctctataagtttggggccagcctggtctacaaagtgagttctaggatagccaagactacacccagaaactgtgtcttgaaaaaaaaaccaaacccaaagtaaacagatacatttttaaaatagcgTATCTCTGGCTACTtaagattttctttctgtcactGGTGTTGATAATTTTGTTTTAGACAGTTGGTGTgagttcccttttccctttcttggtGTTCCTGGTGTTTTTTGGGCTCAGGCTCATTATAACATCTGGAGGAATTTCAGCATGTATTTCAAACACGACTTCTGTGTTCCCACACTCCCCCAGCAACTCATAGGCATCACGTCCCAGCTGCCTTAGCTGTCACTGAGTCTCAGATATTTTCTAATGTCCTGTCTTCaggttttcttaatttctcttccCAGTGTATCTTCAACTTGGCGacgcatttttttttatcactagaagactttttctttttaatcattttatgtcTCTGTTGACTATCTCTTACATCTCTTTGAGCATCTCGAGCAAATGGAAGACAGTATTATGTATGTCAGGCCGTGAACAGCCTTGCGTCCTACGGCTGTCCACGTGGTTTGTTTGAGTGGGAGGGGGTGCATTCCGTCTTCACTATTCTCCATTGTACGGAAGTCACTGTCTCCCCCTCCATCATTCCTTCCTTTACACGAATAAGGAGAAAGTAAGAGGGGATAAGTAACCTGCCCAGGGTACAGCCCATAGGGGACACTGACAGAGCTGGGACTGACTGTCAATGACTTCAAACTCCGAAGACCGTGTTCTCGAGTGCACAGCTGGAAACTGTGTATATGGCAGGAACTGGTATTTCTACTAACCAGCGAGTCCAGATGTATAAATTCCACCAAGAAATGCTGGAAACGTTTCCTGAAAttgcttctcctttttctcttctaaagATAAATGCACGGAGTATCCAAATGAGGTCATTTCATTTTCATCCGTAAATGAAATTGACGTTCGCAGCTGTCCTCTTACTCCAAACGAAATGCATGGCAGCACCATAATCTGGTATAAAAATGACAGCAAGACCCCCATATCTGCGGACAAGGACTCCAGGATTCATCAGCAGAATGAACATCTTTGGTTTGTTCCCACCAAGATGGAGGATTCAGGCTATTACTATTGTATAATGAGGTAAGAAAGGAACGCATATACACGGCCGTGTGCCCTATGATAGCTAAGGACAAAGAAAACACTTTAGTAATGATTAATTTTCCATGCTTTGCCTTGTTTCAGAAACTCAACGTACTGCCTCAAAACTAAAATAACCATGAGTGTCTTAGAGAATGACCCTGGCTTGTGCTATAACACACAAGCCAGCTTCATACAGCGGCTCCATGTTGCAGGGGATGGAAGTCTTGTGTGCCCTTATCTGGATTTTTTCAAAGATGAAAATAACGAGTTACCCAAAGTTCAGTGGTATAAGGTAATTTCATCTTCAGCGTGATATTTTACTTTTACGCGCAGTTTTCCGTCATGAATGATAAAAGATGTCTGCAAAAGCATTTGCCTGCTTGAATATTGTTTTCTCTGTAGTGGTGCAACTtcatagagaaacaaacaaaaacaagaaacaaacaaacaaaaaaccaaaaaaagtagGACTACGTTCATTGATTCTTATAATTTAACCTAAAACCTAAAAACCCTTGTCTCTATCGGCCTTTGTAAGACacagtttcaaaaaaagaaatagaacatcTTTGGAGGTAACTTTTTATGACATAGTATTTTGGGGTTCATTAAGAACGTACATTCTGGGGCTGCAGGCAAGGCTCAGTGATGAAGAGTCGGCTCCACTCTCCCACAGAATCGTAAGCTGGTCCTCAGCTGAACAGTAGGCggcccacaactgtctgtgacaGCTCCACCCgccgcccccttctggcctctcagGGTACTACACTCATGTGCGCAAGCTTATAAATTTGTCCTCACTCGTCTTTGGGGCATAAGCCTCTGTGCTTGAAAATGTGAAATGTAAttatccacccccacccccgccctgtaaaaaaaaaaaccccgaaaGAAACATAGCGATAAAAACATGCTGCATACATCTGAGCTTTCAGTCACCCCCTCAATCCTGAATTTTCAGAGGTGAAAAGCGGCGTTCTTATTCCGTTGCGCAGGGCGGGTTACCGACTGTCCCAAGcctctgtttatttcttcttgtctAGAACTGCAAACCTCTGCCTCTTGACGATGGAAGCTTCTTTGGATTCAAGAATAAACTGATGGTGAGGAATGTGGCTGAAGAGCACAGAGGGAACTATACTTGCCGCACGTCCTACACATACCAGGGGAAGCAATATCCCGTCACACGAGTAATAACATTTATCACAATAGGTGAGTCGCAGCTCCGATCCCAGGTGCTGGCGTGTGGAACGGGCCTTAGGGATCATCATTCTGATATCATCGCTCCGTTGTCCAAATAGGAACTAAAGCTAGGAACTGACCAGTGACTCACAAGGGCTATGGGTCACAAAAACCTAAAATAGGGAAGAAACAGATTATTTTTGACTCATGTTTCCAAGAGAAGACAGTTGGTCATGGTGAGGGAGGCGTGGCAGGCAGCTGGAGTGTGAGGATggcccagcagtcaggaagcaggatgAAGCTATTTCATGGGCACattggaaggagagagggtgagaagggggaagggggggagaagggggagggggaggaagagagaatagTTAGATATATAGAGCCAGAAATAGAGCTAGAAATAGAGAGAGATAaatagatagctagatagatagctagctagctagctagatgtATAGATAGTCAGAAGTGGGGTCAgctataaaactttaaaattcaaCCCCCCAACACACGCAGTGATGTcctgtctccagctctgctctatctcccaaaggttccacagcctttcCAAACAGTGgtaccagctggggaccaagtgttcaaactcACAAGCCCGTGGGGGACATTTCATGTTCAAACCACAATGAAAGTCCTGTGGTCTTAATTTCATTGTTTGTTAGTAAATGGTACCCGAATTCTTTTCACTCCTGCTTCTGATGCAAAGCTGATGAGACCAACACGTTATGGGTTATCCTTTCCAATGGGGCCTTGTAAAACTCTTAGATGTCACAGAAAGCAGTCCCTCCAAGGAGCTCTCAGATTCCCTTTAGCAGGTCTATTACTGTGTGAGAGCCTGCCCTGGCTGAGTCTAACTCTACAGGGGTCACTGGCATTGGGGATATAGCACAGTGGTGGGGCATTTGTCAAGCATGTATGGAACTTTGCGTCTGGCTCCCAGGACTGTACCAGACAAACCCAAAAGTACAACAGAGTGGTCATGCAGTGGAGTAGATTCCCAGAAGTCAGGAGATGTTACACACCTAGTACATACAGTGTTTGATTTCCTTGATCGCTTAATCTTTGTGTCTCCTCTTCTATAAGAAGATAGTGTAACCTGTAAGGCTTTGAGAAGATTAGTCATGAAGAAAGCTCAGCTTGTGGTCACATATCTGATGCAAACCAGCCCTTGCCATGAAACAGATGCACAGTTAGTATGCACACAAAGACCGTTCTTAATGTTTTCTGGCCTCCCAACACTATCATGCCTGTATATCACATTAAAAACGGTTTCACAATACAAAGGAACTGATTGCACCTTTACAAGTTACCTGGGAATGGGCAGAGTAGTCAACCTATCTGTAAATGTAGTTTTCAGTAATAAGAAGCTGACCTAACCAGGACTCTTTTGGGAGGACAGGGGAGCTAAAGTAATTATGCTCGAGTAATGCTTCGAGTAATTATTCTCGGACACAGCTGCAGCTATCCCGGGCAAGCTCATGATAGGATCACCATACACAGAGCTGCATTTTCCACATTCCATATTGTCGTTTCAGCATGCTGGGCCCAGCTCTGGCCCTTCGGCTACTGCCTTTTCCACTGTGCAACTAGAGGAGAGCCCTCCAACCCCCAGGGTCCTCTGCACATAGGTGCTGTGTACAGAATACATTCTCATTAATGGTTGTACTTTCTTAGTAGAgatgtgtgtatttatacttGTTTCtcctcgtgtgtatgtgtgtgtatgtatgtgtgtgtgtatgtgtctatgtacataaatatatgtaagagtgcaggtgtatgtgtgagtgtgagtatataCTTGTGAGTATATACTTGTATGTAAGAGtctaggtgtatgtgtatgtgtgtgtgtgtgagtgtgtgtgtgtgtgtgtgtgtgtgtgtgtgtgtgtgtgtgtaggctggagGATACCTGTATAGTCCACCTCTGTGGTGTGTATGGTCCAGCCATGCTTCAGGTGTTCagttccccctcctcttcctcacttccCATCTCCTGCTGTACTTGAGGGACTGTCTGGCCAGATCCAGTTCAGTGTTGGTCCAGTGCTATTATCACCTGTGATCTGTCCGGGCAAAGCCTCAGGAGTGCTGTGGGGTTTCTTCTTGCAGACGACAGCAAGAGGGACAGACCTGTGATTATGAGCCCACGGAATGAGACGATGGAAGCTGACCCAGGTAAGCAGGCTTCCGGTACGGGGTGGGGAAGCCCTTGTCCCTGGACTCAAGATGAAGATAACGTGCACcttcacaacacacacagcacaagccAGAGAGAGATGGTGGTGCATTGTCTGCTGTCCACTGCATAGTTAAatgagttttaatttaatttttttaaaggtttttgccTCTTAAGGCAGAAGTCTAGCCATATCAGACTCTAGATTCTCCCACTCGTATTGTCCAATGAAACCTCACTATCTGTGCAAACAGCAGCCACATGCTAATGATACCTAATGTATCTAATCACCACAGAATGTTTTTATAGTTAGAGCTAACATTTTAGGCAGTAAGAGGTAGGTATACAGGTCAAAAATGATAATAGTTCTATAAAATGCTTTTCCAAGCTagtcagcctttaaaaaaaaaaaaatcaagaacgaAGATCCACCTCGATCATTGCAGTAATGTGTGTCCCTTCCTGTCATGTATGAACCAGTCTTTGCAgcctccagagagagagagctgtgttaAGCTGGTGGTGTGCACAGTAGCTTAGGAAGTCCAGGCAGTAGGATTGTGAGCTTGAGGTTAGCCTTGACTGCAAATGGGTTCTgtcttaaaaagaataaaacaggaagagGATGGGGCGACTCTGCCAGTAAAGTCTTGtgggggcctgagtttgattgcATCATCCATATTAAGAACTGGGTGTGGCGATGAACATCTGTAGTCtctgtgctggggaggcagagacaggtgcagACCTGTGGCTGGATAGCCAGCCAGTCTGGAGTGATAGGTGAACTCTACTGTGCCCCTGGGAAACCCATCTCAAAGGACATCTAAGATTGTTGCTgagcctccacacacatgtatacacagatacatctgcacctttacacacacacatacatacacacacacacacacacacacttagatacacacacagatacacctatactcttacacacatacactgatacatacacttacacaggAATACCtgcacccttacacacacacacacacacacacacacacacacacacacactctcagatgTGCCTGCACTCTTACACACAGATGAATCTTTACTCTTtctaatatatacacagatacatacacacaaacacaggtacaactgcatacttacacacacagatatgcctaTACtcttaaacacatacacagatacagctgaactcttacacacacacacacacacacacacgtacacctgcatacttatatacatacatacataggtacacCTGTACCTTTACAGGCATGCaggtgcatacacatgcacacacacacacacacacaaacaaggagGGTGATGAATATAGGCACATGTACTTACTTTTACTAAGAAAGTAAAGGATAAAGGAGAAGAGAAGTTATCCTACAATGAAGGTAACGtaacttaaaaagaaactttCTATCAACAATGATCTGGAATTAAATCAACTGCTTGGATCAATACTTTGTGTTCAAGATAGCCCAGAAGGTAGTGCATTGCATCCCAGAAGGCTTCAGGATCAAAAGGCAATGGAATTATCAGATGCCTGCATACATCTGTACCTCTACTCTTCCCTGGTTTGGTAGTGGAGAGggcttttagaaaacaaatgtgaATGAAGAGAGATACTGTGAAGAATACCTCTTGTAAAGTTTGGCCATGAAAAGACAAACAATAAACATCAATGAACTTTCATAAACAAAGTTAAAGACAGCTAACCTGGAAATCTTTCCGGGAAGTTTTCTTGTCTATGAAGAGGCAGTGTCTTTGATTGATAAAGAGCAGCTAGACTTCAGTGAACTCATTCTGACAGAGTCTAAACAATGTATCGTAAGTGCGAGGAGCATGGAGTGGCCTAAACAATGTATCCTACCTGTGAGGAGCATCTAGAGGCCAGTGAATAGTAACCTAGGAAACCTGGGTAGTTCAAGAAGTATAGGCGGGAGAGGCGGGAGAGGCGGGAGAGGccggagaggctggagaggtggctcagtggttaaaagcactggctgctcttccagaggacctgagttcagttcccagcaaccatacggCAGCCCACAACAAccaccagctccagaggatccaacacctgcTGGCCTCTGTGACACCAGGCTCACGTGTGGTGCCTatctgcaggcaaaacactcatgcgtgtgaaataaataaaaaagtaagtaataaaaaaagagattCAGGTAGGCTGGGCTGTGATGAAGACCATAGCTAGTGTACTCTGGGCActcatggaagaaaaaatatttaattgagctTGATTTTCCTTCTCTTGGTGGACAATGCTTACTGAATAACCCTTGTTTTCTGGGGTCTGTGTGAGATGAGAGTTTCACATGCTGCTCTGGTAGAGCCTTACCTGATTGGAGTTTGGATTTGAAACTATATCTTTTTATGAGGACCGGAGATGCAGCAAGGGCATGGGTTTGAGTCCCACCACTACAGGAACATTCTGCTTCCGGGTTCTCATTCTAAGTGATGCTTGCAGATTTGTGAAAGCCGTAAGATAAGCAGGGATATTCCTTAAAATACTAACCATAATaatgaaattttagaaatttcattCAACAGTATCCATGCCGGTTAGTGCTTAATGAGATTGTGAAACTCTAAATCGTCTCACAGCAACGGGGTATTTCTGAGCACTAATCACGGAGGCTGAAGCTTCCAGCCACAATAATTACAAATTACTAGACAATAA
Coding sequences within it:
- the Il1r1 gene encoding interleukin-1 receptor type 1 isoform X1 — its product is MKVLLGFICLIVPLLSLETDKCTEYPNEVISFSSVNEIDVRSCPLTPNEMHGSTIIWYKNDSKTPISADKDSRIHQQNEHLWFVPTKMEDSGYYYCIMRNSTYCLKTKITMSVLENDPGLCYNTQASFIQRLHVAGDGSLVCPYLDFFKDENNELPKVQWYKVISSSA